The Streptomyces sp. RKAG293 genome includes a region encoding these proteins:
- a CDS encoding lactonase family protein, which produces MGRRGLLAAAAAAAATAGLGCAPRATARTELPAATARKPSAIETRPLCLGVYTSVSGGGKGVALTAYEPSTGAITSTGVVTGVADPSFLAFGPTTGTLYTVNERSPGAVTAIALHGGSNGAPKVLGSRPTGGDGPCHLSVHPGGQYLLSANYDSGSVAVHPIGQDGKLGARTALVRHSSPPPGPGQDGPHAHQIITAPDGRFVLAVDLGNDTVYTYQLDETAGTLHQVSFAALRPGAGPRSLTFHPGGKFAYLANELDNTVVVCAYNATTGKLTPGAPQPTGTGSVKSYPAQLLVTADGAFAYLANRGHNSITRYAVESAGATLRLLDTVPVGGDFPRHIAFDPTGRLLFAANQKSNTVTVLNVDTKTGKLTLTGRPFAAPGVVCVLPSP; this is translated from the coding sequence ATGGGCAGGCGAGGTCTGCTCGCCGCCGCGGCGGCGGCAGCCGCCACAGCGGGACTGGGGTGCGCCCCCAGGGCCACCGCGCGGACGGAGTTGCCGGCGGCCACGGCGCGGAAACCTTCCGCCATCGAGACCAGGCCGCTCTGTCTCGGCGTCTACACCTCCGTGAGCGGAGGCGGCAAGGGCGTCGCACTGACGGCCTACGAGCCCTCGACGGGTGCGATCACGTCCACCGGGGTGGTGACCGGAGTCGCGGATCCGTCCTTCCTGGCCTTCGGCCCGACCACCGGCACGCTGTACACCGTCAACGAGCGCTCACCGGGCGCCGTGACCGCGATAGCGCTGCACGGCGGCAGCAACGGCGCACCGAAGGTGCTCGGGTCGCGGCCCACCGGCGGCGACGGACCGTGCCATCTGTCCGTTCACCCGGGCGGCCAATACCTGCTCAGCGCGAACTACGACTCCGGCAGCGTCGCCGTGCACCCGATAGGCCAGGACGGAAAACTGGGCGCGCGGACCGCCCTCGTCCGGCACAGCAGCCCGCCGCCGGGACCCGGGCAGGACGGGCCGCACGCCCACCAGATCATCACGGCCCCCGACGGCCGCTTCGTGCTCGCCGTCGACCTCGGCAACGACACCGTGTACACGTACCAGCTCGACGAGACGGCCGGCACGCTGCACCAGGTCTCCTTCGCCGCGCTGCGGCCCGGCGCCGGGCCGCGGTCGCTGACGTTCCACCCCGGCGGCAAGTTCGCCTACCTGGCCAACGAGCTGGACAACACCGTCGTGGTCTGCGCGTACAACGCCACGACCGGGAAGCTGACCCCCGGCGCACCCCAGCCCACCGGGACCGGGAGCGTCAAGAGCTATCCGGCGCAGCTGCTGGTCACCGCCGACGGGGCGTTCGCGTACCTCGCCAACCGCGGTCACAACAGCATCACCCGCTATGCCGTCGAGTCCGCCGGCGCGACCCTGCGCCTGCTGGACACCGTCCCGGTGGGCGGCGACTTCCCCCGGCACATCGCCTTCGACCCGACGGGCCGGCTGCTCTTCGCCGCCAACCAGAAGTCCAACACGGTCACCGTCCTGAATGTCGACACCAAGACCGGGAAACTGACCCTGACCGGGCGGCCGTTCGCCGCTCCCGGGGTGGTGTGCGTACTGCCGTCGCCCTAG
- a CDS encoding NPCBM/NEW2 domain-containing protein: MQPERHIIRQRLAALAASLALITGGGALAATAAVTVQLATAAPAAAVDNGLALTPQMGFNNWNSTHCRAEFNETMVKGIADIFVSQGLKSAGYSYVNIDDCWALPNRDAAGNLVPDPARFPNGIKAVADYVHSKGLKFGLYSSAGTKTCDTLGFPGGLGHEQQDANLWASWGVDYLKYDNCNNTGADAQTRYKAMGDALKATGRPILYSICEWGSNQPWNWAGGVGNSWRTTGDISDSWSSMIGIAHQNQSLAPYAKPGAWNDPDMLEVGNGGMTDTEYRTHFSLWSQMAAPLLIGSDLRTASAATLAVLKNADVIAVDQDSLGKQGTVVSSSGGKVVMTKALAGGDRSVTLTNENGSAQTISTTAEAAGIGGASSYALKDLWSKQTSSTTGTISATVPAHGTVMFRVTPGSPVPPPTGINQLSDLPWTSATNGWGPVERDHSNGEQAAGDGHALTINGTTYAKGLGTHAPSEISYYLGGSCRSVNVDVGVDDEVSSPGTVIFQLYRDGTKVADSGVRSASDGPKHLTADLTGGSQLKLVVTDGGDGINYDHADWADAKLACGNGPAAGTSALSDLNWTSSANGWGPVERDRSNGEQPAGDGRTLTINGTTYAKGLGTHAASAVTYYLGGTCTSLATDVGVDDESATNGSVVFQIFRDGTKVADSGLVTVSDAAKHLTADLTGGLELKLVVTDGGNGNTSDHADWALPRLTCG; the protein is encoded by the coding sequence ATGCAGCCCGAACGCCACATCATCAGACAGCGTTTGGCGGCCCTGGCCGCCTCCCTGGCACTCATCACGGGAGGTGGAGCGCTTGCCGCCACCGCCGCCGTGACCGTGCAACTGGCCACGGCGGCACCCGCCGCGGCCGTCGACAACGGCCTCGCACTGACCCCGCAGATGGGGTTCAACAACTGGAACTCCACCCACTGCCGGGCGGAGTTCAACGAGACGATGGTCAAGGGCATCGCCGACATCTTCGTCTCGCAGGGCCTGAAGAGCGCCGGTTACAGCTACGTCAACATCGACGACTGCTGGGCGCTGCCCAACCGTGACGCCGCCGGAAACCTCGTTCCCGATCCGGCGCGCTTCCCCAACGGCATCAAGGCCGTCGCGGACTACGTGCACTCCAAGGGCCTCAAGTTCGGCCTCTACTCCAGTGCCGGCACCAAGACCTGCGACACCCTCGGCTTCCCCGGCGGGCTCGGCCACGAGCAGCAGGACGCCAACCTGTGGGCGTCCTGGGGTGTCGACTACCTCAAGTACGACAACTGCAACAACACCGGTGCGGACGCCCAGACCCGGTACAAGGCCATGGGCGACGCCCTCAAGGCCACCGGCCGCCCGATCCTCTACAGCATCTGTGAGTGGGGCTCCAACCAGCCCTGGAACTGGGCCGGAGGAGTCGGCAACTCCTGGCGCACCACCGGCGACATCAGCGACTCCTGGTCCAGCATGATCGGCATCGCCCACCAGAACCAGTCGCTCGCCCCGTACGCCAAGCCGGGCGCCTGGAACGACCCGGACATGCTCGAGGTCGGCAACGGCGGGATGACGGACACCGAGTACCGCACCCACTTCAGCCTCTGGTCGCAGATGGCCGCGCCCCTGCTGATCGGCAGCGATCTGCGCACCGCGAGCGCCGCGACGCTCGCCGTCCTCAAGAACGCCGACGTCATCGCCGTCGACCAGGACAGCCTCGGCAAGCAGGGCACCGTGGTGTCCAGCTCCGGCGGCAAGGTCGTGATGACCAAGGCGCTGGCCGGTGGCGACCGGTCGGTGACCCTGACCAACGAGAACGGGTCCGCGCAGACGATCTCGACGACCGCCGAGGCGGCCGGTATCGGCGGCGCGTCCTCGTACGCGCTCAAGGACCTGTGGTCCAAGCAGACCAGCTCCACCACCGGCACCATCAGCGCCACGGTGCCCGCGCACGGCACGGTGATGTTCCGGGTGACACCCGGCAGTCCCGTCCCGCCGCCGACCGGGATCAACCAGCTCAGCGATCTGCCCTGGACGTCGGCCACCAACGGCTGGGGCCCGGTCGAACGCGACCACAGCAACGGCGAACAGGCCGCAGGTGACGGACACGCCCTCACCATCAACGGCACCACCTACGCCAAGGGCCTGGGCACCCACGCCCCCAGCGAGATCAGCTACTACCTGGGCGGCAGCTGCCGTTCGGTCAACGTCGACGTGGGCGTGGACGACGAGGTGTCCAGTCCTGGCACGGTGATCTTCCAGCTCTACCGGGACGGCACCAAGGTCGCCGACAGCGGCGTGCGGTCGGCCAGTGACGGCCCCAAGCACCTGACCGCGGATCTGACCGGCGGAAGCCAGCTGAAGCTGGTCGTCACCGACGGCGGCGACGGCATCAACTACGACCACGCCGACTGGGCCGACGCCAAACTGGCCTGCGGCAACGGCCCGGCGGCCGGTACCAGCGCCCTCAGTGACCTCAACTGGACGTCGTCGGCGAACGGCTGGGGACCGGTCGAACGCGACCGCAGCAACGGCGAGCAGCCCGCGGGCGACGGACGCACCCTCACGATCAACGGCACCACGTACGCCAAGGGCCTGGGCACCCACGCCGCCAGCGCCGTCACCTACTACCTCGGCGGCACCTGCACGTCCCTGGCCACGGATGTGGGCGTGGACGACGAGTCGGCGACCAACGGATCGGTGGTCTTCCAGATCTTCCGGGACGGCACCAAGGTCGCCGACAGCGGTCTGGTCACCGTCAGCGACGCGGCGAAGCATCTGACGGCCGATCTCACCGGCGGTCTGGAACTGAAGCTCGTCGTCACCGACGGCGGCAACGGCAACACCTCCGATCACGCCGACTGGGCCCTTCCCCGCCTCACCTGCGGCTGA
- a CDS encoding peroxiredoxin codes for MSKQPAVGTPAPDFTLPGLVLGQGDADAERADYALAGQRGNPLLLVFYPGDDTAVCTKQLCSYTSDLDRFTGLGATVWGISPQDLDSHESFARKHRLGFPLLADTDRTVAKAYGIAVPGLGLRRSVFLLDGEGNVRWKHVALAGLTFVTTDVLAEQLAAVQAG; via the coding sequence ATGTCCAAGCAGCCCGCAGTGGGTACGCCGGCCCCCGACTTCACCCTGCCCGGGCTCGTCCTCGGCCAGGGCGACGCCGACGCGGAACGGGCCGACTACGCGCTCGCCGGACAGCGCGGCAACCCGCTGCTCCTGGTCTTCTACCCCGGCGACGACACGGCCGTGTGCACCAAGCAGCTCTGCTCCTACACCTCCGACCTGGACCGTTTCACCGGCCTGGGCGCCACGGTGTGGGGCATCAGCCCACAGGACCTGGACAGCCACGAGTCCTTCGCCCGCAAGCACCGGCTCGGCTTCCCGCTGCTGGCCGACACCGACCGCACCGTGGCCAAGGCCTACGGCATCGCCGTCCCCGGACTCGGGCTGCGCCGCTCGGTCTTCCTGCTCGACGGCGAGGGCAACGTGCGCTGGAAGCATGTCGCGCTTGCCGGTCTCACCTTCGTCACCACCGATGTGCTGGCGGAGCAGCTCGCCGCGGTGCAGGCCGGCTGA
- a CDS encoding serine/threonine-protein kinase, producing the protein MSDPREPRRSEPEWSLPGYRALRVLGEGGSGKVVHAVDERSGAEVAVKYLNEESRARPGLLGSFRDEAQLLRQLDSPHVVRVYDYVETAEGAAIVMELIEGVSLGAMLRTNGAAVPEAALSVLKGSLLGLAAAHAAGVVHRDYKPGNVMVSNNGVSTLVDFGIAVRQGADAPSAGTPPYMAPEQWRGEPASPATDVYAATATFFECLTGERPYTGATMAELAVQHITAPIPEHRAPEELRALIGHGLAKSAEERPVSAAAFLTELEAAAATAYGPDWERRGRRALVAIVALLAALLPSALGDATAPPPPTPPTPPAPGAGAGLPFGGGKPRRLPRGRAAALVGGSVALLALATAGTVVALAGTGKAPHHTDGLSAPPSVTTQLTGTGEPPATTPPGGATVGPSLTPTTSASTSTTPTPTDSTTTTLTTPPTTPTTTAPTAPPTTVPTTSSTTTSKPPQPLVKSASVGTFVATRGSNATASFSIGKGSTGTFTITLTWYDADSKGNPVAQDGSSETFTFNGEYNFSRSHTFDGLDCNRMWGVRISTKPAAADQSTAYRSITRGTCTPPPPR; encoded by the coding sequence ATGTCCGACCCACGAGAGCCCAGACGGTCAGAACCCGAGTGGTCCCTTCCCGGCTACCGCGCACTGCGTGTCCTGGGAGAGGGCGGCAGCGGCAAAGTGGTGCACGCGGTCGACGAGCGCAGTGGCGCCGAGGTCGCGGTCAAGTACCTGAACGAGGAGAGCCGGGCGCGGCCCGGCCTCCTCGGCAGCTTCCGCGACGAGGCCCAGCTCCTGCGGCAGCTGGACTCCCCGCACGTGGTGCGCGTCTACGACTACGTCGAGACCGCCGAAGGCGCGGCGATCGTCATGGAGCTCATCGAGGGCGTATCGCTGGGGGCGATGCTGCGGACGAACGGCGCGGCCGTTCCCGAGGCGGCGCTGTCGGTGCTGAAGGGGTCGCTGCTCGGTCTGGCGGCGGCCCATGCCGCCGGGGTCGTGCACCGCGACTACAAGCCCGGCAACGTGATGGTCTCGAACAACGGCGTCTCCACGCTGGTGGACTTCGGCATCGCCGTCCGGCAGGGCGCCGACGCCCCGAGCGCCGGTACGCCGCCCTACATGGCACCCGAGCAATGGCGCGGCGAGCCGGCGTCACCCGCTACCGACGTCTACGCGGCGACGGCGACGTTCTTCGAATGCCTCACCGGTGAGCGCCCGTACACCGGGGCGACCATGGCCGAGCTGGCGGTCCAGCACATCACCGCGCCGATTCCGGAGCACCGCGCGCCCGAGGAACTGCGGGCACTGATCGGGCACGGGCTCGCCAAGAGCGCCGAGGAACGACCGGTGAGCGCCGCCGCCTTCCTCACCGAACTCGAAGCGGCCGCCGCCACCGCGTACGGCCCGGACTGGGAGCGCCGCGGACGCCGGGCGCTCGTCGCGATCGTCGCGCTGCTCGCCGCCCTGCTGCCGAGCGCCCTCGGCGACGCCACCGCACCCCCACCGCCGACCCCGCCCACCCCGCCCGCTCCGGGCGCCGGCGCGGGCCTGCCGTTCGGCGGCGGCAAGCCACGGCGGCTGCCGCGCGGGCGCGCCGCCGCCTTGGTGGGCGGCAGCGTCGCCCTGCTGGCCCTCGCCACCGCCGGCACGGTCGTCGCCCTCGCCGGCACCGGCAAGGCCCCGCACCACACCGACGGCCTCTCGGCCCCGCCCTCCGTCACCACACAGCTCACCGGAACCGGCGAGCCGCCCGCCACCACGCCCCCGGGCGGCGCGACCGTCGGCCCGAGCCTCACACCGACGACATCAGCGTCAACGTCCACGACGCCGACACCGACGGACAGCACGACCACCACTCTGACGACCCCGCCCACGACACCCACCACAACCGCACCGACGGCCCCGCCGACGACGGTTCCGACGACGTCGTCGACCACTACGTCGAAGCCGCCGCAACCATTGGTCAAATCCGCCTCGGTCGGCACGTTCGTGGCAACCCGTGGGTCGAACGCGACGGCCTCGTTCTCCATCGGCAAGGGCAGCACCGGTACCTTCACCATCACGTTGACGTGGTACGACGCGGACAGCAAGGGCAATCCCGTAGCGCAGGATGGGTCCTCGGAGACGTTCACGTTCAACGGGGAGTACAACTTCAGCAGGTCACACACCTTCGACGGGCTCGACTGCAACCGCATGTGGGGTGTGCGGATCTCGACCAAGCCGGCCGCCGCTGACCAGAGCACCGCCTACCGGTCCATCACGCGGGGTACCTGCACTCCCCCACCCCCGCGCTGA
- a CDS encoding MFS transporter codes for MIPRRTAGRVFADLTPLRESPHFRRLWFGNMVSWIGQQMTAMAVSLQVYAITGSSFSVGLVGLCSLVPLVIFGLYGGAIADAVDRRKLGLVSALGATVLSGVLAGAALLDLRQVWLLYAIVALQSVCFALNSPARSSMIPRLLPPEQLPAANALASLAGGLGTMAGPMLGGVIVGLWGYQAAYLIDVVTFAASLYAMWRLPAMTPERDASTAAGTRRGWASVLDGLRFLAGRPNLRMTFFTDMAAMVLAQPRVLFPAIAVIWFAGDAKTVGLLIAAPAVGALLGGLFSGWLGRIHRQGLAVLVSVACWGAAVAVFGLTRNLWLGLLFLALAGCADTISMVFRNTMLQAAAPDDMRGRLQGVFIVVVAGGPRLGDFLAGSAADLFSPATAIVGGGLACIAVVITLAALQPRFARYDSRNPVP; via the coding sequence CTGATACCCCGCCGTACCGCCGGTCGTGTGTTCGCGGACCTGACCCCGCTGCGCGAGTCCCCGCACTTCCGCCGGCTGTGGTTCGGCAACATGGTCTCCTGGATCGGCCAGCAGATGACCGCGATGGCGGTCTCGCTGCAGGTCTACGCGATCACCGGCTCCAGCTTCTCGGTCGGACTGGTCGGGCTCTGCTCCCTGGTCCCGCTCGTCATATTCGGGCTCTACGGCGGTGCCATCGCCGACGCCGTGGACCGCCGCAAGCTGGGCCTGGTCAGCGCCCTCGGCGCGACCGTCCTGTCCGGGGTCCTGGCGGGCGCCGCCCTGCTCGACCTGCGACAGGTCTGGCTGCTGTACGCGATCGTCGCCCTGCAGTCCGTCTGCTTCGCCCTGAACTCGCCGGCCCGCTCCTCGATGATCCCGCGCCTGCTCCCGCCGGAGCAGCTGCCCGCCGCCAACGCCCTCGCCTCGCTCGCCGGCGGCCTCGGCACGATGGCGGGGCCCATGCTCGGCGGCGTCATCGTCGGCCTGTGGGGCTACCAGGCCGCGTACCTGATCGACGTGGTCACCTTCGCCGCCTCCCTCTACGCCATGTGGCGACTGCCCGCCATGACCCCGGAACGCGACGCGTCGACGGCCGCCGGCACCCGTCGCGGATGGGCCTCGGTGCTGGACGGACTGCGTTTCCTCGCCGGCCGGCCCAACCTGCGGATGACGTTCTTCACCGACATGGCCGCGATGGTGCTCGCTCAGCCGCGCGTACTCTTCCCGGCCATCGCCGTCATCTGGTTCGCGGGCGACGCCAAGACCGTAGGCCTGCTCATCGCCGCCCCGGCCGTCGGCGCGCTGCTCGGCGGCCTCTTCTCCGGCTGGCTCGGCCGCATCCACCGCCAGGGACTCGCCGTCCTGGTCTCGGTCGCCTGCTGGGGCGCGGCCGTCGCCGTCTTCGGCCTCACCCGCAACCTGTGGCTCGGACTCCTCTTCCTCGCACTGGCCGGCTGCGCCGACACCATCTCCATGGTCTTCCGCAACACCATGCTCCAGGCCGCCGCCCCCGACGACATGCGCGGCCGCCTCCAGGGCGTCTTCATCGTCGTCGTCGCGGGCGGCCCCCGCCTGGGCGACTTCCTCGCCGGCTCGGCCGCCGACCTCTTCTCGCCGGCCACCGCCATCGTGGGCGGAGGCCTGGCGTGCATCGCGGTCGTCATCACGCTGGCGGCACTACAGCCGAGGTTCGCGCGGTACGACTCGCGCAACCCCGTGCCGTGA
- a CDS encoding SRPBCC family protein, whose protein sequence is MTTSVIVSRPAAEVFDFLADARNLSLWSSGVAGVDGDAVPPGANAEYGYRYPGRHRAHRLVCAGYEPCRHIVFRGQRMWSPLGTQVPEYGFDLLPHGGGTLVRLSVHSSLGAGMALFSPVVAMAWRRDLPVDARKLCEALGGLHAAPRALEAVRTAEPAVPTPEPPFDYAPAARVFQPGVGA, encoded by the coding sequence GTGACCACCAGCGTGATCGTGTCGAGGCCGGCCGCCGAGGTCTTCGACTTCCTTGCCGACGCCCGGAATCTTTCGCTGTGGAGTTCGGGCGTCGCCGGGGTCGACGGGGATGCCGTGCCGCCGGGCGCGAACGCCGAGTACGGCTACCGCTATCCCGGACGGCACCGGGCGCACCGGCTGGTGTGCGCGGGCTACGAGCCCTGCCGGCACATCGTGTTCCGGGGCCAGCGCATGTGGAGCCCGCTGGGCACCCAGGTCCCCGAGTACGGCTTCGACCTGCTGCCGCACGGCGGCGGCACGCTGGTGCGGCTCTCGGTGCACAGTTCGCTGGGAGCCGGGATGGCGCTGTTCTCGCCGGTCGTGGCGATGGCCTGGCGGCGGGACCTGCCGGTCGACGCCCGCAAGCTCTGCGAGGCCCTCGGCGGTCTGCACGCCGCGCCCCGCGCGCTGGAGGCCGTACGCACGGCCGAGCCGGCGGTGCCGACCCCCGAGCCGCCGTTCGACTACGCCCCGGCCGCCCGGGTGTTCCAGCCCGGCGTCGGCGCGTAG
- a CDS encoding universal stress protein, giving the protein MVDKEPAPFERGTDGPKVIVAGADGSDSSWRAVSYAAGLARRQNALLAVVYVQPVIVTGALLGAPVAEVTTEVADELMAEIRRSAERLQGMFAVRWEFHTLRGDPYNGLVTAADSLKADAVVVGASEHAGHRIVGSVAIRLVKAGRWPVTVVP; this is encoded by the coding sequence GTGGTGGACAAGGAACCCGCGCCGTTCGAGCGCGGAACGGACGGCCCCAAGGTCATCGTCGCCGGAGCGGACGGCTCCGATTCCTCGTGGCGGGCGGTGTCCTACGCCGCCGGCCTGGCGCGGCGGCAGAACGCCTTGCTCGCCGTCGTCTACGTACAGCCGGTCATCGTCACCGGCGCACTCCTCGGCGCCCCGGTGGCCGAGGTCACCACCGAGGTCGCCGACGAGCTGATGGCCGAGATCCGCCGGTCGGCGGAGCGGCTCCAGGGGATGTTCGCCGTCCGCTGGGAGTTCCACACCCTCCGCGGCGACCCCTACAACGGGCTGGTCACCGCGGCGGACTCACTCAAGGCCGACGCGGTGGTGGTCGGCGCCTCCGAGCACGCCGGCCACCGCATCGTCGGCTCGGTCGCCATCCGGCTGGTCAAGGCCGGACGCTGGCCGGTCACCGTAGTGCCGTAG
- a CDS encoding winged helix-turn-helix domain-containing protein has product MSNTQSLNLPAVSLSQQSAGGTTTPLRSRLRAVRPDEVPPAPDFLPPGATWMPAPGHVLPTVPGQQRMVGYLVLVPAEVGPVAVEAVPEPAHDPGARVRIDAERRTAAVDGRPLDLTYLEFELLAHLVANPHRVHSRDQLVTTVWGYGHVGDGRTVDVHVARLRRKLGAEHRGSIVTVRRVGYKYAPVAATALR; this is encoded by the coding sequence ATGTCGAACACCCAGTCCCTGAACCTCCCTGCCGTCAGCCTCTCCCAGCAGTCCGCCGGCGGGACCACCACCCCGCTCCGCTCGCGGCTGCGTGCCGTACGCCCCGACGAGGTCCCGCCCGCCCCCGACTTCCTGCCGCCCGGTGCCACGTGGATGCCGGCGCCCGGCCATGTGCTGCCGACCGTTCCCGGTCAGCAGCGGATGGTCGGCTACCTGGTCCTGGTTCCCGCGGAAGTGGGACCGGTCGCGGTGGAGGCGGTGCCCGAACCCGCGCATGATCCCGGCGCCCGGGTACGGATCGACGCCGAGCGCCGAACGGCGGCGGTGGACGGCCGTCCGCTCGACCTGACCTACCTGGAGTTCGAGCTCCTCGCCCACCTCGTCGCCAACCCGCACCGGGTGCACTCCCGCGACCAGCTCGTCACCACGGTCTGGGGCTACGGTCACGTGGGCGACGGCCGTACCGTCGACGTGCATGTGGCGCGGCTGCGCCGCAAGCTCGGCGCCGAGCACCGCGGCAGCATCGTGACCGTCCGCCGGGTGGGCTACAAGTACGCACCGGTGGCGGCTACGGCACTACGGTGA
- a CDS encoding FUSC family protein, protein MTWLRALKETGRSGLRVERTRLEPLVAVRGAAGVAIVIGLALWLSSPAVAASSAFGAFAAGTATFQRSWRSRPVLALAAGAALAVSTFLGYLAASHLLAFVVLLAVWSFLAGMAWSLGPTSGIVAALTIAVMLVVVTLPTSVMDALGHAAVIAFGGLVQATLIVLFPIRRWGAQRDALSDAFAAEADYARRLRQDPHAPFDPEPLMTARSAAAVTPWEARRRPEELHGKRALAERIRPVLASLADPSVGAAAEGPERDRARELLAAAATVLDSVARAIRHARPVKLPKAVNAFLEVPEPEAELTGSARRAAARLISLLGAAVESANGSGPSDATESAHLLRPTLPRLVPLAARAMRRQMRWQSPVFRHAVRMSTVATTGYLIGTALPLGHGYWAPMASVMVMRPDFSQTYARGVARFVGTLLGVTVATGVMQAASPGVYLCAGLAVLSIALMYLLMRTGYMVSQACVSAYAVLLLGMGGSEWTQTVPERVLLTLLGGVLAMAAYAVFPAWETPRLRDRLAERLEATAGYTAAVLEGFADPAKRRSSTVREALLDARAASATWDQAVARADAEPVRHRGLSRRAAQDADTVLSAMGRVGMLMEAHLPGRDADPVPSAAEFARVLREAVAESAQAVRDGAPPRWDAVRTVLDGWQGDTTRERMVRRGAELQMETLDEFEEALRSRSGTRPPPL, encoded by the coding sequence ATGACCTGGTTGCGCGCGCTGAAGGAGACCGGCCGCTCCGGGTTGCGCGTCGAGCGGACCAGGCTCGAACCCCTGGTGGCCGTCCGTGGTGCGGCCGGGGTCGCGATCGTGATCGGCCTGGCTCTGTGGCTGTCCTCCCCTGCCGTGGCCGCGTCGTCGGCGTTCGGCGCCTTCGCCGCGGGTACCGCCACCTTCCAGCGGAGCTGGCGCTCCCGCCCGGTGCTCGCCCTCGCCGCCGGCGCCGCCCTCGCCGTCAGCACCTTCCTGGGGTACCTGGCCGCTTCGCACCTCCTCGCCTTCGTCGTGCTGCTGGCCGTCTGGTCCTTCCTGGCCGGCATGGCGTGGTCGCTCGGCCCGACGTCCGGCATCGTCGCGGCCCTGACCATCGCCGTCATGCTGGTCGTCGTCACGCTGCCCACGTCCGTCATGGACGCCCTGGGACATGCCGCGGTGATCGCCTTCGGCGGGCTGGTGCAGGCCACGCTCATCGTGCTCTTCCCCATCCGCCGCTGGGGGGCGCAACGGGACGCCCTCTCGGACGCGTTCGCCGCCGAGGCGGACTACGCCCGGCGGCTGCGCCAGGATCCGCACGCCCCGTTCGATCCCGAACCGCTGATGACGGCGCGCAGCGCGGCCGCGGTGACCCCGTGGGAGGCCCGGCGCCGTCCGGAGGAACTGCACGGCAAGCGGGCGCTGGCGGAGCGGATCCGGCCGGTGCTGGCGTCGCTCGCCGATCCCTCGGTCGGTGCCGCGGCCGAGGGCCCGGAACGGGACCGGGCCCGCGAACTGCTGGCGGCGGCCGCGACGGTGCTGGACTCGGTGGCCCGCGCGATCCGGCACGCGAGGCCGGTGAAACTGCCGAAGGCGGTCAACGCCTTCCTGGAGGTGCCGGAGCCGGAGGCGGAGCTGACCGGTTCGGCCCGCCGGGCCGCCGCCCGGCTGATCAGCCTGCTCGGCGCCGCCGTGGAGAGCGCCAACGGCTCGGGCCCCTCGGACGCCACCGAGTCCGCCCATCTGCTGCGCCCCACCCTGCCGCGGCTCGTACCGCTGGCCGCGCGGGCGATGCGCCGGCAGATGCGCTGGCAGTCACCGGTGTTCCGGCACGCGGTGCGGATGTCCACGGTCGCCACCACGGGCTATCTGATCGGAACGGCGCTGCCGCTGGGCCACGGGTACTGGGCGCCGATGGCCTCGGTCATGGTGATGCGCCCGGACTTCTCCCAGACCTACGCGCGCGGCGTGGCCCGGTTCGTCGGGACGCTGCTGGGAGTGACCGTCGCCACCGGCGTGATGCAGGCGGCGTCACCGGGCGTCTACCTGTGCGCGGGCCTCGCCGTTCTCTCCATCGCCCTGATGTACCTGCTGATGCGCACCGGCTACATGGTCTCGCAGGCCTGCGTCTCGGCGTACGCGGTACTGCTGCTGGGCATGGGCGGCAGCGAGTGGACCCAGACCGTTCCCGAACGCGTCCTGCTGACGCTGCTCGGCGGGGTGCTGGCGATGGCGGCCTACGCCGTGTTCCCCGCCTGGGAGACCCCGCGGCTGCGGGACCGGCTCGCGGAGCGGCTGGAAGCCACCGCCGGGTACACGGCCGCCGTCCTGGAGGGTTTCGCGGATCCGGCCAAACGGCGCTCCTCGACGGTCCGGGAGGCGCTGCTCGACGCCCGTGCTGCCAGTGCCACCTGGGACCAGGCCGTCGCACGCGCCGACGCCGAACCCGTCCGGCACCGCGGGCTGTCCCGGCGGGCCGCGCAGGACGCCGACACGGTCCTCTCCGCGATGGGCCGCGTGGGCATGCTGATGGAGGCCCATCTGCCCGGACGGGACGCCGACCCCGTACCGTCCGCGGCGGAGTTCGCCCGCGTACTCCGCGAGGCCGTCGCCGAATCGGCGCAGGCGGTCCGCGACGGTGCGCCGCCGCGCTGGGACGCGGTCCGGACCGTCCTCGACGGCTGGCAGGGCGACACCACCCGGGAACGCATGGTCCGCCGCGGCGCGGAACTGCAGATGGAGACCCTCGACGAGTTCGAGGAAGCCCTGCGCTCCCGGTCCGGCACCCGGCCCCCGCCCCTGTGA